The proteins below are encoded in one region of Cololabis saira isolate AMF1-May2022 chromosome 13, fColSai1.1, whole genome shotgun sequence:
- the LOC133458783 gene encoding ATPase family AAA domain-containing protein 2-like, whose amino-acid sequence MDFSDSDGDNDAAVDMETAQGATAGRDRHQPDQNHVWRRTNRIGASGSKTRAFRRKPRVCSNSFNENHSDEEEDKVSMSCRRFGLRKDYQLSSCRGKTSAGEGLADIDPVGIDQSVGFESIGGLSGHITSLKEMIGFPLVYPELFQNFKIQPPRGCLFYGPPGTGKTLVARALANECSNKKVAFFMRKGADCLSKWVGESEKQLRLLFEQAYLKRPSIIFFDEIDGLAPVRSSRQDQIHSSIVSTLLALMDGLDTRGEVVVIGATNRVDSIDPALRRPGRFDREFFFGLPDRESRKDILKVHTRGWTPPLSEGLLDELAEKCVGYCGADIRAMCTEAVLGAVRRNYPQIYSTSQKLLLDVSSISVSSCDFVVAMSKITPASHRSAASPARPLSAIVQPLLGATLQHILEVLQRKFPHAARGLKRKREPDLTSDILDDGLMYGNENFWSFSTLTPSTSKSKNFARSAAKQATSNRPRMLLVGRAGSAQTSNLAPAVLHALERFTVHSLDSPDLFGVSSTSPEDTCAQVFKEAKRTSPSILYIPHIQQWWETARSELRACFLSLLDSIPSFSPILLLATASVPYEQMDPTIQALFQEQYEEVYTISVPTWQERTDFFQDLILNQAAEAPPSRNKTLTQTLKILPVAPPSPPRQPSRQERLRLEEQEEDVLRELRLFLRNVTEELTLDRRFKVFTKPVDTEEVPDYLMVIKKPMDLATLFTNIDEHKYVTVSEFVSDADLIWQNALQYNPDIDPVDRQIRHRACALKDMIRVIIKDELEEDLERFCEDIREARIKRALSCGAVTNHGEATDVCSSTVSGNSPEARQLHNRAALEPMQLECQEVPDDEPSSLTVDHNKLKDLLNSAVVKTQDFEVESVEKLYALLAQCIFRHRDNPDKTELVQEMEAQVDSFTSMLT is encoded by the exons ATGGACTTCAGTGACAGTGACGGGGACAATG ATGCAGCCGTTGACATGGAAACGGCGCAGGGAGCCACTGCAGGTAGAGACAGACACCAGCCCGATCAGAACC ATGTCTGGAGACGAACCAACCGGATCGGGGCATCAGGGTCAAAGACACGAGCTTTCAG aAGAAAGCCGAGAGTTTGTTCTAATTCGTTTAATGAGAATCATTCtgatgaggaagaggacaaAGTTTCCATGAG CTGTCGGCGGTTCGGACTGCGAAAAGATTACCAGCTCAGTTCTTGCAGAGGCAAGACCTCTGCAGGGGAAGGTCTGGCTGACATCGATCCTGTGGGCATCGATCAGTCC GTGGGTTTTGAAAGCATCGGAGGTTTGTCGGGTCACATCACATCTCTGAAGGAGATGATTGGCTTCCCGCTTGTCTACCCAGAACTCTTTCAGAATTTCAAGATTCAGCCTCCCAG AGGATGTCTGTTTTACGGACCTCCTGGAACCGGGAAAACCCTGGTTGCCCGGGCGTTGGCCAACGAGTGTAGCAACAAGAAGGTGGCGTTCTTCATGAGGAAAGGAGCTGACTGCCTCAGCAAGTGGGTGGGCGAGTCGGAGAAGCAGCTACGATTGCTGTTTGAACAG GCCTATCTGAAGCGTCCGTCTATCATCTTCTTTGATGAAATTGATGGTTTGGCTCCAGTCCGATCCAGCAGACAGGATCAGATACACAG CTCCATCGTGTCAACGCTGCTGGCTCTGATGGATGGACTGGACACTAGAGGGGAAGTCGTGGTGATCGGAGCGACAAACCGTGTGGACTCCATTGATCCGGCGCTGCGGCGCCCTGGACGCTTTGACCGGGAGTTTTTCTTTGGTCTGCCTGACAGAGAg TCTCGTAAAGACATCTTAAAAGTCCACACCCGGGGATGGACACCTCCCCTTTCTGAAGGTTTACTGGATGAACTGGCTGAGAAATGTGTCG GTTACTGTGGTGCTGACATCAGGGCGATGTGCACGGAAGCGGTGTTGGGCGCTGTTCGTCGCAACTACCCGCAGATCTACAGCACCTCCCAGAAACTCCTGCTGGACGTCTCCTCCATCTCCGTCAGCAGCTGCGACTTTGTGGTAGCCATGAGCAAGATAACGCCGGCCTCACACCGCTCAGCTGCCTCCCCTGCAAGACCGCTGTCAGCCATAGTTCAGCCGCTGCTCGGCGCCACCCTGCAGCACATCCTGGAGGTCCTGCAGAGGAAATTCCCACATGCTGCTCGGGGGttgaagaggaagagagagCCAG ATCTGACATCAGATATCCTTGACGATGGTCTGATGTATGGAAATGAGAACTTTTGGTCTTTCAGCACTTTGACGCCATCCACCTCCAAGAGTAAAAACTTTGCAAG GAGTGCAGCCAAACAGGCGACCTCCAACCGTCCCCGGATGCTGCTGGTGGGCCGCGCCGGCTCTGCTCAGACCTCCAACCTGGCCCCGGCAGTCCTGCACGCCCTAGAGCGTTTCACTGTCCACAGTCTGGACTCTCCTGATCTGTTCGGAGTCAGTAGCACCTCACCAGAAGACACCTGTGCACAG GTGTTCAAGGAAGCCAAAAGGACATCTCCCAGCATCCTCTACATCCCCCACATCCAGCAGTGGTGGGAGACGGCCAGGTCAGAACTGAGGGCATGTTTCCTCAGCTTGTTGGACAGTATCCCCTCCTTCTCTCCCATCCTCCTCCTCGCCACCGCCAGTGTCCCTTATGAGCAGATGGACCCAACG ATTCAGGCTCTGTTTCAGGAGCAGTATGAGGAGGTTTATACCATCAGTGTTCCCACCTGGCAGGAGAGAACAGACTTCTTTCAGGATCTCATTCTGAACCAGGCAGCTGAGGCTCCACCCTCCAGAAACAAAACCT TGACTCAGACCTTGAAGATCCTTCCTGTAGCACCTCCGTCTCCTCCCCGGCAGCCGTCGAGACAGGAGCGCCTCCGtctggaggagcaggaggaggacgtGCTGAGAGAGCTCCGTCTCTTCCTTCGGAATGTCACAGAGGAGCTGACGCTGGACCGCCGCTTCAAGGTCTTCACCAAACCTGTCGACACTGAGGAG GTCCCGGACTATCTCATGGTGATCAAGAAGCCCATGGACCTCGCTACGCTTTTCACCAACATCGATGAGCACAAATACGTGACTGTGAGTGAGTTCGTGTCAGACGCAGACCTCATCTGGCAGAACGCTCTCCAGTACAACCCGGACATCGACCCAGTAG aCCGCCAGATCCGTCACCGCGCATGTGCCCTGAAGGACATGATCCGCGTTATCATCAAAGATGAGCTGGAAGAAGACTTAGAGAGATTCTGTGAGGACATCAGAGAGGCTCGCATCAAGAGAG CGTTATCATGTGGGGCTGTGACCAACCATGGCGAGGCCACTGACGTCTGCAGCTCCACCGTCTCCGGTAACAGTCCTGAAGCTCGGC AGCTGCACAACAGAGCGGCTCTGGAGCCAATGCAGCTGGAGTGTCAGGAGGTCCCTGATGATGAGCCTTCCTCGCTGACAGTGGACCACAACAAACTCAAG gATCTGTTGAACAGTGCTGTGGTCAAAACACAGGATTTTGAAGTGGAGTCGGTGGAGAAGCTCTACGCTCTGCTGGCTCAGTGCATCTTCAGGCACCGAGACAACCCCGACAAGACGGAGCTGGTTCAG GAAATGGAGGCCCAAGTTGACAGCTTCACATCAATGCTGACATAA